One region of Desulfomonilaceae bacterium genomic DNA includes:
- a CDS encoding PAS domain S-box protein — MNSLLDRINNWATLKFENVELEQAFRTEYFEKSLGRVRLSVILAAILYGLFGILDEAIIPEVRYQAWIIRYVIFCPLAILIVIFSYFKRFQKLMEPSIIVVAFIGGAGIVVMIALAPPPGSDLYYAGLLLTIWFYYVFLRLRFIPATALAWTVFALYEITAVFIRGASTPILINNTFFFLAFNITGMWACYTMERYVRMDFLQRRTIVEQSEKLKMIFDHSPAGILHFDSNGVLTDCNSEFVNLIGSNRENLVGLNMITDLKDERVISAVKDVLNGQTAHSEGEYQSMTVNKATWAKADFSPIISPDGKVAGGIAIVTDTSEAKKAADAIRESEQRYKKLYSLVRLMCDNAPDLIWAKDLEGKFLFVNRSFCEKLINAKDTDEPIGKNDMFFAQRERDSNPETTDWYTFGEVCVDSDAVVVNSRKPKRFDEFGNVKGQFLFLDVQKSPFWNEQGELIGTVGCGRDVTKERKIEQSLRESEERYRDLFENASDMIYTHDLAGNYTSVNELVYSLLGYRPEEFLKLNFRDVSDSQFLSVAEKNFLEKIEEEVEATGPYEILARKKDGTPVWLEVKSRLMRRDGNVVGIQGIARNVTERKELEAAVHEAQTKYQSIVEAFDGIIHICSQDFEIQFANQRLVERTGYDPVGSKCHEVVHGLQDVCPWCFFKNAQRTVTFRTLRHSPKDNRWYFVVSSPIIHKDGTISRLFLMQDVTEQRAAEEEKTKLREQLFQAQKMEAIGTLAAGIAHDFNNLLQVILGYSELLPAFSDITPKALDGLEKMNQAARSGADLVKRLLMFSRKTEINLRPLNLNRVIVKANKMWERTIPKMIDIELSLADNIQAVNGDATQIEQVLMNLVINARDAMPDGGKLLIETENIYIEPGHSNGYPDFKTGWQVLLRVSDNGIGMDAETVGRIFEPFFTTKEIAKSTGLGLAVVYGIVQQHGGHITCKSEPSRGTTFEIHFPALRAEEETIEEDIQDGPTAGGSETVLIVDDEEQVRFLASEILSEAGYEVIEAANGEEALLLYEKYTQEIGLILLDLIMPIMGGEQCLRELIKVNPLVRVVIASGQPTNGPLEEYLELGATGFISKPYDARGLLNIVRSSLDAGSQ, encoded by the coding sequence ATGAATTCCCTTCTCGATAGGATCAATAATTGGGCGACGCTAAAATTCGAAAATGTCGAACTGGAGCAAGCCTTCCGCACCGAGTATTTTGAGAAATCCCTTGGGCGGGTCCGGTTGAGCGTGATACTGGCGGCTATCCTCTACGGCCTATTCGGCATCCTGGATGAAGCGATTATTCCCGAAGTAAGATATCAGGCGTGGATTATTAGATACGTTATCTTCTGTCCCCTGGCGATTCTTATTGTTATTTTTTCTTATTTCAAGCGTTTTCAAAAGCTAATGGAGCCCTCGATCATCGTCGTGGCATTCATCGGGGGAGCGGGAATTGTCGTAATGATTGCGCTCGCGCCGCCGCCGGGAAGTGACCTTTACTACGCTGGATTGCTACTTACAATCTGGTTCTATTACGTGTTTTTACGGCTGCGTTTCATTCCCGCAACGGCTCTGGCCTGGACTGTCTTTGCGTTGTATGAAATTACGGCTGTTTTTATAAGAGGCGCGTCCACACCAATATTGATCAACAATACGTTTTTCTTTTTGGCGTTCAACATCACTGGCATGTGGGCCTGCTATACGATGGAGCGTTATGTGCGGATGGATTTTCTGCAGCGTAGAACCATTGTAGAACAGAGCGAAAAACTGAAGATGATTTTCGATCACTCGCCCGCTGGTATCCTGCATTTTGACTCTAACGGAGTCTTAACCGATTGCAACTCCGAATTTGTAAATCTCATCGGTTCTAACCGCGAGAATTTAGTCGGGCTTAACATGATTACCGACCTGAAGGATGAGCGAGTTATAAGCGCCGTTAAAGACGTATTAAACGGCCAAACGGCGCACTCCGAAGGTGAATATCAATCCATGACAGTAAACAAGGCCACTTGGGCCAAAGCCGATTTCAGTCCAATAATTTCCCCGGATGGGAAGGTTGCAGGCGGTATCGCCATTGTGACTGACACTTCCGAAGCTAAAAAAGCGGCCGACGCAATCAGAGAAAGCGAACAGCGCTACAAGAAACTCTATTCGCTCGTGCGGTTGATGTGTGACAACGCTCCGGATTTAATCTGGGCCAAAGACCTGGAAGGGAAGTTCCTATTTGTAAATCGGTCTTTCTGCGAGAAGCTGATAAATGCGAAAGACACGGATGAACCGATAGGAAAAAACGACATGTTTTTTGCTCAACGGGAAAGGGACAGTAATCCTGAAACAACTGACTGGTACACTTTTGGAGAAGTTTGTGTCGATTCAGACGCTGTAGTTGTCAACAGCAGAAAACCTAAACGTTTTGACGAATTTGGAAATGTAAAAGGCCAGTTCCTTTTTCTCGATGTGCAGAAGTCGCCTTTTTGGAATGAACAGGGAGAACTGATCGGAACGGTAGGGTGTGGACGCGATGTCACGAAAGAGAGAAAAATTGAGCAGTCCCTTCGAGAGAGTGAAGAACGCTACCGGGATCTTTTCGAAAACGCCTCAGACATGATCTACACTCATGACCTGGCTGGAAACTATACATCCGTTAATGAACTCGTTTATAGCCTATTGGGATATAGGCCCGAGGAATTCCTGAAGCTCAATTTTCGTGACGTATCAGATTCTCAATTCTTGTCTGTTGCTGAGAAAAACTTTCTGGAAAAGATTGAAGAAGAGGTTGAGGCAACAGGGCCATACGAAATCCTCGCGAGAAAAAAAGATGGGACTCCTGTATGGCTTGAAGTCAAAAGTCGACTGATGAGACGGGATGGGAATGTTGTCGGAATACAAGGCATAGCCCGAAATGTCACAGAGCGTAAAGAACTGGAGGCTGCTGTTCACGAGGCTCAAACAAAATATCAGTCAATCGTGGAGGCCTTTGACGGCATAATTCACATTTGTTCTCAAGATTTCGAGATCCAGTTCGCAAATCAACGTTTGGTGGAACGGACCGGATACGATCCGGTTGGAAGTAAATGCCACGAAGTTGTCCATGGGCTCCAGGATGTTTGTCCGTGGTGCTTTTTTAAGAATGCGCAACGTACAGTAACATTCCGAACCCTGCGTCACAGTCCGAAGGACAACCGTTGGTATTTTGTTGTGAGTTCGCCAATCATCCATAAGGATGGCACAATTTCCAGACTGTTCCTGATGCAGGACGTAACTGAACAAAGGGCGGCGGAAGAAGAAAAGACAAAATTACGGGAACAGCTCTTTCAGGCCCAGAAGATGGAGGCGATAGGCACGCTCGCAGCCGGGATTGCTCACGACTTCAACAACCTGTTACAGGTAATTCTCGGGTACTCAGAACTGCTGCCGGCGTTTTCCGACATAACGCCCAAAGCTCTAGACGGGCTTGAAAAAATGAACCAGGCTGCACGAAGTGGGGCTGATCTCGTAAAGAGGCTATTGATGTTTAGTCGGAAAACCGAGATCAACCTTCGTCCTCTTAATCTTAACCGGGTGATTGTCAAGGCAAACAAAATGTGGGAGCGGACCATTCCCAAGATGATAGACATCGAACTGTCTTTAGCCGACAACATCCAGGCTGTTAACGGGGACGCCACTCAAATTGAGCAAGTCCTTATGAATTTGGTGATAAACGCCCGAGACGCTATGCCAGATGGAGGAAAACTCCTCATCGAAACCGAAAATATCTACATTGAGCCGGGACACTCAAATGGCTATCCGGATTTCAAGACCGGATGGCAAGTTCTTTTGAGGGTTTCCGACAATGGAATCGGTATGGATGCAGAAACTGTGGGACGAATCTTTGAGCCTTTTTTCACTACTAAAGAGATTGCAAAGTCAACCGGCCTCGGTCTCGCTGTCGTCTACGGCATAGTTCAGCAACATGGTGGGCATATTACCTGTAAAAGCGAACCTTCCAGAGGGACGACCTTCGAAATTCATTTCCCCGCCTTACGCGCGGAAGAGGAAACAATTGAGGAAGATATCCAGGACGGTCCAACCGCAGGAGGGTCCGAAACTGTTCTAATAGTTGATGACGAAGAACAGGTTCGGTTCTTGGCCTCCGAGATTTTGAGTGAAGCCGGCTACGAAGTGATTGAAGCAGCGAACGGAGAGGAAGCCCTATTGCTCTATGAAAAGTACACGCAGGAAATCGGCCTCATCCTGCTGGATCTGATCATGCCCATTATGGGAGGAGAGCAGTGTTTGCGCGAGCTGATCAAAGTTAACCCATTAGTGAGAGTGGTTATCGCAAGCGGACAACCTACGAACGGCCCTTTAGAAGAATACCTGGAATTAGGGGCTACGGGTTTTATCAGCAAACCATACGACGCAAGGGGATTACTCAATATTGTGCGCTCGTCTCTCGACGCTGGTTCACAGTGA
- a CDS encoding glycogen/starch/alpha-glucan phosphorylase: MDNVREVQGTEFNEPAMNDARSSITKDGLARGILDYLYYQQARLPEFATTNDWYLALSYAVRDRLAESWINTARSILVRPDLKIVCYLSAEFLMGPQLENAMLSLGVTEEARQAMVILGRDLDEIIKREQEPGLGGGGLGRLAACYLDSLASLDIPAFGFGIRYEFGIFEQQIKNGWQIEKTDKWLHYGNPWEIRRPETEFDVKFGGRTESYFDSKGRYTVEWKPDIVVKGVAYDTPIPGYKAETVNVLRLWTAEACESFDFQAFNVGNYYGAVEEKVLSETITKILYPNDEPVQGKQLRLSQQYFLVACTLKNLVQLCLELDIPLEEFDRNFAIQLNDTHPSLAIPELMRILVDEHMMDWDKAWEITRNSFAYTNHTLLPEALEKWPISLFNDLLPRHLEIIYEINMRFLSELKLKYSIDDFRLARMSLIDESGERYVRMANLACLGGHAINGVAELHTELLKQDTLRDFFELWPDKFYNITNGVTPRRWIILSNPKLAALISSRFGEGWIRETADNLPRLASLAEDSNFQTEWREVKLYNKQRLALLIEEQEGIRLDPETMFDVQVKRIHEYKRQHLNVLHIVTLYNRIKRDPGIDLTHRTFIFGGKAAPSYFMAKLIIKLINSVATVINNDPDMGDRLKVIFAPNFNVKNGQKIYPAADLSEQISTAGKEASGTGNMKFAMNGALTIGTLDGANVEIRQEVGEDNFFLFGLTADQISAIKTNGYNPRHYYDSNEELRTVVNMIGSGFFSDGDRAIFRPLIDSLLYHDEYMVLADYQSYVDCQDHVARVFVDKNRWTRMSILNTARAGKFSSDRAIEEYCRHIWHVKPITWSSQDA; this comes from the coding sequence ATGGACAATGTCAGAGAAGTTCAAGGAACAGAATTTAATGAACCGGCGATGAACGACGCGCGGTCCAGCATAACAAAAGATGGCTTGGCCCGGGGGATTCTTGACTACCTCTATTACCAACAGGCCCGGTTGCCTGAATTCGCAACAACAAACGATTGGTATCTCGCTCTCTCTTATGCGGTCAGGGACCGGCTTGCGGAATCGTGGATAAACACAGCCCGCTCAATATTAGTCCGTCCTGACCTCAAAATAGTCTGCTACCTTTCCGCTGAATTCCTGATGGGACCCCAGTTGGAAAACGCCATGTTGAGTCTTGGGGTAACTGAGGAGGCCCGTCAGGCTATGGTCATACTTGGCCGGGACCTCGATGAGATCATTAAACGGGAACAGGAACCAGGTCTGGGCGGTGGTGGTTTGGGTCGACTGGCTGCGTGCTATTTGGACTCATTAGCCTCGCTTGATATTCCTGCTTTCGGTTTTGGTATCAGGTACGAATTCGGGATATTTGAACAGCAAATAAAAAATGGTTGGCAAATAGAAAAAACAGACAAATGGCTTCATTATGGCAATCCATGGGAAATCCGCCGCCCGGAGACTGAGTTTGATGTGAAATTCGGAGGGCGCACAGAGTCTTATTTCGACAGCAAAGGTCGTTATACGGTGGAATGGAAACCTGACATCGTCGTAAAGGGAGTAGCCTACGACACCCCCATCCCGGGGTACAAAGCGGAAACAGTAAACGTCTTGAGGCTTTGGACGGCTGAGGCCTGTGAATCTTTCGATTTTCAGGCGTTCAATGTCGGCAATTATTACGGGGCCGTAGAGGAAAAGGTGCTCTCAGAAACCATTACCAAAATTTTGTACCCCAACGATGAACCTGTCCAGGGAAAACAGTTGCGGTTATCGCAGCAATATTTTCTCGTGGCCTGCACGCTCAAGAATCTAGTTCAACTGTGTCTTGAACTGGACATCCCTCTGGAGGAGTTTGACAGGAATTTCGCAATTCAACTGAACGATACTCACCCATCACTGGCAATCCCGGAATTGATGAGAATACTGGTTGATGAGCATATGATGGACTGGGACAAAGCATGGGAAATAACTCGGAACTCTTTCGCATACACAAACCATACTCTTTTGCCGGAAGCTTTAGAGAAATGGCCCATATCCCTTTTCAACGACTTACTTCCACGACACCTGGAAATAATTTACGAGATCAACATGCGTTTCTTGAGCGAATTGAAACTAAAGTATTCGATAGACGATTTCAGATTGGCTCGAATGTCCCTGATTGACGAAAGTGGAGAAAGGTACGTCCGCATGGCCAATCTTGCCTGCCTGGGAGGACATGCAATAAACGGTGTCGCTGAATTGCATACTGAATTGCTGAAACAGGACACTCTTCGTGACTTTTTCGAATTGTGGCCGGACAAATTTTATAATATCACAAATGGGGTCACTCCCAGACGATGGATAATTTTGAGCAACCCAAAACTCGCTGCACTGATTTCCAGCCGTTTCGGGGAAGGATGGATTCGAGAGACTGCCGACAATCTTCCCAGGCTTGCCTCGCTGGCTGAAGATTCCAATTTCCAAACCGAATGGAGGGAAGTCAAACTCTACAATAAACAGAGGTTGGCCCTGCTAATAGAGGAGCAAGAGGGAATCAGGCTAGACCCGGAAACCATGTTCGATGTTCAGGTGAAACGTATTCATGAGTATAAACGCCAGCACCTGAATGTCCTGCATATTGTCACACTATACAATAGAATAAAGCGCGACCCGGGTATTGACCTGACACACAGAACATTCATTTTCGGAGGCAAAGCGGCCCCTTCTTATTTCATGGCAAAGCTCATCATCAAGCTGATAAACTCCGTGGCCACCGTTATTAACAATGATCCTGATATGGGCGATCGCCTTAAAGTGATTTTCGCGCCGAACTTCAATGTGAAGAATGGGCAGAAAATTTATCCGGCCGCGGATTTATCCGAACAGATATCCACTGCAGGGAAAGAGGCTTCCGGCACAGGAAACATGAAATTCGCGATGAATGGGGCTTTGACAATTGGAACGCTGGATGGGGCCAATGTAGAAATTAGGCAGGAAGTCGGAGAGGACAATTTCTTCCTGTTTGGCCTGACTGCCGATCAGATTAGCGCCATAAAGACTAACGGCTATAATCCAAGGCATTATTATGACAGCAATGAAGAACTGCGTACAGTCGTTAACATGATTGGTTCAGGTTTCTTTTCTGATGGAGACAGGGCAATTTTCAGACCGTTGATCGATTCCCTATTGTACCACGACGAATATATGGTTTTGGCGGACTATCAGTCATACGTCGATTGCCAGGATCACGTAGCCCGGGTTTTCGTGGACAAGAACCGGTGGACTCGAATGTCAATCCTGAATACAGCTCGAGCCGGAAAGTTTTCCTCTGATAGGGCGATTGAGGAATATTGCCGACATATTTGGCATGTCAAACCTATCACTTGGAGTAGTCAGGATGCATAA
- a CDS encoding STAS/SEC14 domain-containing protein, which translates to MIEVLSKSQGKTLGVRLTGKATDEDYEKIFIPALENLIKEYGKIRCLYFMDEGFQGWELGAMWDDAKFGIKHKSDFEKIAVVGGPKWAEWCTKIASHLVAAEIKTYPADQLDDAWSWVQA; encoded by the coding sequence ATGATCGAAGTTCTATCTAAATCCCAAGGGAAAACTCTCGGAGTGCGTTTAACGGGCAAAGCGACTGATGAAGATTACGAAAAAATCTTTATCCCAGCCTTGGAGAACCTGATCAAAGAGTACGGAAAGATCAGGTGTCTTTACTTCATGGACGAGGGCTTCCAGGGTTGGGAACTAGGCGCGATGTGGGACGACGCCAAATTTGGGATCAAACACAAGAGTGATTTTGAGAAGATCGCTGTTGTAGGCGGCCCCAAGTGGGCCGAATGGTGTACGAAGATAGCGTCGCATTTAGTTGCAGCCGAAATAAAGACTTACCCCGCTGATCAACTTGATGACGCATGGAGTTGGGTCCAGGCTTGA
- a CDS encoding transcriptional repressor — protein sequence MQANVNRRMTKQRRIIVEELKKVTSHPTADHLHQMVRKRLPKISLSTVYRNLETLSAEGVILKMDVAGTQKRFDGTVESHYHIRCSRCGRVDDVHMEPINEIEEIARRRSNYHSVSHVIEFTGICPECYSRG from the coding sequence ATGCAAGCAAACGTAAATCGTAGAATGACTAAACAACGCCGAATTATTGTGGAGGAGTTGAAAAAAGTCACCTCTCACCCCACGGCGGACCACCTTCATCAAATGGTCAGGAAGCGACTTCCCAAAATCAGCCTTTCAACCGTGTACCGCAATCTTGAGACTTTGTCCGCTGAAGGAGTGATCCTGAAAATGGATGTAGCGGGAACTCAGAAGCGCTTCGATGGGACAGTTGAAAGCCATTACCATATTCGTTGCAGTCGGTGCGGGAGAGTCGATGACGTCCACATGGAACCGATAAATGAAATCGAAGAGATAGCCCGAAGGCGTTCAAACTATCATTCCGTATCACACGTCATAGAGTTTACTGGAATATGTCCTGAATGTTATAGCCGAGGCTGA
- a CDS encoding cytochrome ubiquinol oxidase subunit I — protein sequence MDALMLSRLQFAVATYFHFLFVPLTLGLSILVAIMETQYLRTGIEEYKRMTKFWGKLFVINFAIGVVTGITLEFQFGTNWSRYSKYVGDIFGSLLAIEATAAFFLESTFIGAWVFGWKKLSPKAHVVCIWLVAAASNISAYWILVANSWMQHPVGYVIRNGRAELDDFWAIISQPYAILMYLHVLSAAYILAGFFVMGVSAYHLIRGKELSFFKRSFRIAATFAVIFALAEILIGDFHGKEMVKSQPTKAAASEAVWETTKGAPMYLFSVPDEANERNSVEILGIPKLLSWVATGDSEGVYKGLKEWPKEERPPVAITFWSFRIMVGLGMLFALLSVIAWLKRKNPEKSPGFLRLLIYCTPLPYIAITLGWTVTEVGRQPWIVYGMMKTADAASPVSASQVGVSLIAFVVVYSLLGIACYYLIFKNARKGPDPITAVGR from the coding sequence ATGGACGCTTTGATGCTCTCACGTCTGCAATTTGCAGTTGCGACCTATTTCCATTTTCTCTTTGTGCCGCTCACCCTGGGACTCTCCATTTTGGTGGCGATTATGGAGACTCAATATCTGAGGACCGGCATAGAAGAATACAAGAGGATGACCAAATTCTGGGGCAAGTTGTTCGTCATCAACTTCGCCATAGGGGTGGTCACCGGAATAACCCTGGAATTTCAGTTCGGAACAAATTGGTCACGGTATTCGAAATATGTTGGTGATATATTCGGCTCCCTTCTCGCCATAGAAGCCACCGCCGCGTTTTTCCTTGAATCCACTTTCATAGGCGCATGGGTATTCGGATGGAAAAAACTTTCTCCCAAGGCCCATGTGGTATGCATCTGGCTAGTCGCCGCGGCCTCAAACATCTCCGCCTACTGGATTCTTGTAGCGAATTCCTGGATGCAGCATCCAGTGGGGTATGTGATTAGAAACGGCCGGGCGGAGCTAGACGATTTCTGGGCAATTATCTCACAACCTTACGCAATTTTGATGTATCTTCATGTTTTGAGCGCCGCTTACATACTTGCGGGTTTCTTTGTCATGGGAGTGAGCGCTTATCATCTTATCAGAGGAAAAGAACTTTCCTTTTTCAAGAGATCGTTCAGGATAGCCGCTACTTTTGCTGTGATCTTTGCCTTGGCCGAAATCCTCATTGGAGATTTTCATGGCAAGGAAATGGTGAAGTCTCAGCCGACCAAGGCGGCCGCTTCTGAGGCTGTATGGGAAACGACCAAAGGGGCTCCGATGTATCTGTTTTCAGTCCCTGATGAAGCGAACGAGAGAAACAGTGTAGAAATATTGGGCATTCCCAAGCTTTTGAGTTGGGTTGCCACAGGTGACTCGGAAGGCGTTTACAAAGGTTTGAAAGAGTGGCCAAAAGAAGAACGGCCACCAGTGGCGATCACATTCTGGTCATTCAGGATCATGGTCGGGCTAGGTATGCTGTTCGCGTTACTTAGCGTCATAGCATGGCTGAAACGCAAAAATCCTGAAAAGAGTCCGGGTTTCCTGAGATTACTGATTTATTGCACTCCTCTTCCCTACATCGCAATAACCCTGGGATGGACGGTCACCGAGGTCGGGCGCCAGCCATGGATAGTTTATGGAATGATGAAAACGGCGGACGCTGCTTCACCCGTTAGCGCATCTCAGGTAGGAGTGTCTTTAATAGCTTTTGTGGTTGTCTATTCTTTGTTGGGGATCGCCTGTTATTATCTGATTTTCAAGAACGCCCGTAAAGGGCCTGATCCTATAACTGCGGTGGGCCGCTAG
- the cydB gene encoding cytochrome d ubiquinol oxidase subunit II gives MLETIWFLLWGILWAVYFMLDGFDLGLGTLAPFIASNENEKRVIYNSMGPFWDANEVWLITAGGVTFAAFPTTYAVMFSALYTPLLLLLFALILRAVALEFRSKVDDEGWKKLWDVCLFVGSFVPSLLLGVAFANIFKGIPVDGEGVFHGNLFTLLNPYGLLGGILFTLLFLVHGALWLAIKSEGTLEKKAAKAASGLWIILLVVAVAFLVATWFATSLYVNYLNSPALMVIPLVTVLALLGTRLFIGKKAYWTAWFSSSLTIVGATLFGVVGLYPNLFPSSLDPAYSLTIFNSSSSPLTLKIMLGVALTFVPIVIAYQVWSYYVFRDKVTKEDLASDEAY, from the coding sequence ATGTTGGAGACAATCTGGTTTTTACTGTGGGGTATTCTTTGGGCTGTTTACTTTATGCTTGACGGCTTTGATCTTGGGTTGGGAACTCTTGCCCCGTTCATCGCTTCTAACGAAAATGAAAAAAGAGTGATTTACAATTCGATGGGTCCTTTTTGGGACGCGAATGAAGTTTGGTTGATTACAGCGGGCGGAGTCACTTTTGCGGCTTTTCCGACTACTTATGCGGTTATGTTCAGCGCTCTATATACGCCTCTATTGTTGTTACTGTTCGCCTTGATACTCAGGGCGGTAGCCCTGGAATTCAGGAGCAAGGTGGACGACGAAGGGTGGAAAAAACTGTGGGATGTGTGTCTTTTTGTAGGCAGTTTTGTGCCGTCCCTTTTGTTGGGTGTAGCGTTCGCGAACATCTTTAAGGGAATACCTGTGGACGGCGAAGGAGTGTTCCACGGGAATCTGTTCACCTTGCTAAATCCCTACGGACTCTTAGGCGGAATCCTGTTCACGCTCCTCTTTCTCGTTCACGGAGCGTTATGGCTAGCAATCAAATCCGAGGGAACCCTTGAGAAAAAAGCGGCCAAAGCGGCGTCGGGACTATGGATTATCTTATTGGTTGTCGCTGTGGCGTTCCTTGTGGCCACCTGGTTTGCGACAAGCCTGTACGTAAATTATCTCAACTCTCCGGCGCTTATGGTCATTCCACTGGTGACTGTTCTGGCTCTGTTAGGAACAAGGCTGTTTATTGGAAAAAAGGCTTACTGGACAGCATGGTTCTCCTCAAGTCTGACAATTGTTGGGGCCACTCTGTTTGGAGTGGTTGGATTGTATCCAAACCTTTTCCCTTCGAGCCTTGATCCCGCATATAGTCTCACAATTTTTAACTCCTCTTCCAGCCCGCTTACCCTCAAGATCATGCTGGGAGTGGCGCTAACCTTTGTGCCGATAGTAATAGCGTATCAGGTCTGGAGTTACTATGTCTTCAGAGACAAGGTGACAAAAGAAGATTTGGCCTCTGACGAAGCCTACTGA
- a CDS encoding Rieske 2Fe-2S domain-containing protein — protein MSVILDFLKAVAGVSKTKPLSPEFWRLEENKATIKVDQIPELQQPGGAVFLSGKGLETPVLVVRDGDGNYHSFSNRCSHFGRKLDPVPGKSVLRCCSLNHSTFDYNGTNLTGPTSKPVKVYRTELKDGNLMIFV, from the coding sequence ATGTCTGTCATCCTGGATTTTCTGAAAGCCGTAGCGGGCGTATCAAAAACCAAACCGTTGAGTCCGGAGTTTTGGCGTCTGGAAGAAAACAAGGCCACGATAAAGGTCGACCAAATCCCCGAACTGCAACAGCCCGGAGGGGCTGTATTCCTTTCAGGCAAAGGCCTTGAAACCCCTGTTCTGGTCGTTCGTGACGGTGACGGTAATTATCACAGTTTTTCGAATCGCTGCTCCCATTTCGGGCGAAAGCTGGATCCTGTTCCAGGAAAAAGTGTTCTCAGGTGTTGTAGCCTCAACCATTCTACTTTTGACTACAACGGGACCAACCTCACAGGCCCTACATCCAAACCCGTTAAGGTTTATCGCACTGAATTGAAAGACGGAAACCTGATGATATTCGTGTAA